The following are from one region of the Cystobacter fuscus DSM 2262 genome:
- a CDS encoding FHA domain-containing protein — protein sequence MPVPLTLRVFKGDTLVTSKDFERDIIKIGRLASAHLCLDDEKVSRIHAVIEVASDGGLSIIDMGSVEGTYVNGKRGNKVPLSFGDEIKVGGTTLRLEDTTAIAAARAATPAPVVAAAPVAAPIAEPKAAHEAAAVEAPAEQIAPRVRRVPSRSKGPLGLGLHFMWGDQRVGDFF from the coding sequence ATGCCCGTGCCTTTGACACTCCGGGTCTTCAAGGGTGACACCCTGGTCACCTCGAAAGACTTCGAGCGCGACATCATCAAGATTGGCCGTCTCGCCTCGGCGCATCTGTGCCTGGACGACGAGAAGGTCAGCCGTATCCACGCCGTCATCGAGGTCGCCTCCGATGGCGGCCTGTCCATCATCGACATGGGCAGCGTCGAGGGCACCTACGTCAACGGCAAGCGGGGGAACAAGGTGCCGCTGTCCTTCGGCGATGAGATCAAGGTCGGTGGCACCACCCTCCGCCTGGAGGACACCACGGCCATCGCCGCGGCTCGCGCCGCCACGCCGGCCCCCGTCGTGGCCGCCGCTCCGGTGGCCGCTCCCATCGCGGAGCCGAAGGCCGCGCACGAGGCCGCCGCGGTGGAGGCTCCGGCCGAGCAGATCGCGCCCCGCGTGCGCCGGGTGCCCTCGCGGTCCAAGGGGCCGCTCGGCCTGGGCCTGCACTTCATGTGGGGCGACCAGCGCGTGGGCGACTTCTTC